The Trueperaceae bacterium DNA window GCGGAACTGCGGGAACAGCCCGAACGTGTCCGGGTACGGCGCCAGCCAGTAGAAGAGCCACGGCCTGCCCAGGTGCAAGATCGGGTAGAGGCCCGCGCACGTCACGGCGAACAGCGTCATGGCCTCCGCCAGCCGGTTGATGGAGCCGCGCCACTCCTGCCGCGTGAGGAGGAGTATCGCCGAGATGAGCGTGCCGGCGTGCGCGATGCCGATCCACCACACCAGGTTGATGATGGGGAACCCCCACGCCGACGGGATGGTGTCGCCGAACACCCCGATGCCGCCGGTGACGCTCCGCACCACCGCGACCAGGAACAAGACGAGCAGTGCGGCCGAGACGCCGAAGCCGACGAACCACCAGCGCGGCGCCCCGCGCGCGAGGATGGGGGCGTCGATCAGGTCGTCGACGGCACCTCGGGTGAGGGTGGGGTCGAGGACGGGTGCGCGCTCCCGCACCGACCGGCCGGAGAGTGCCATCTCGCCCAATGGTAGGGACGCCGGCGCCACCGCACAGTGCGCGCTGAGCCACCGGCCGACCCACGGCGCGGTAGGGGTCGGGCCTGGGCAGCCTGCCGCCGGACGCGACCCGGCTCCGGGCCCGTGAAGCGGCGCCTCAGAGCGGCAGCGCGCGCTGCGGGTAGTCTTCCCCGGCGAGCCCTAGCAGCCGCGCCACCGTCGGCGCGACCTGCCCGGCCTCGGCGCGAGGGATGCGGCGCGGCGCCACGCCGGGACCGCTCACCAGCAGGAAGCGGTCGTCGCCGGGGTGGCCGGGGCGGAGGCCGTGGCTCGACACGTTGTTGGGCGCCGTCACGGGGGCGTCGGCCGGGCCCGGCTCGAACCCGACGCCGTCGGGCGCCAGGAACGCCCTCACCCGCCGGCGGTGGTCGGGCGGCAGGTACGAGTTGTCGTACGGCACGGCTCCGAACGGCGCGAGCCGCTCCGCGACGGCGGCGGCGTCCGCGTCGTCCTCCACCACCACGTGCAGGTGGCCGCCCTCGCAATCCGTGACGTGGCCCGGCAGGACCACCTCGGGCCGGATGACGCGATCGACCGTGAGGTGGCCGTGGTCGCTCAACACCACGAACGTGTACTCCTCGGCCCTCGCGCCGAGCCGCCGCAGGATGACGCCCACGAGGTTATCGGCGTACCCCAGCGACCACAGCGCCGCCTCGCTCTCGAAGCCGAAGCGGTGCTGCACGGAATCGGTCATGAGCAGCTCGGTGAGCAGCAGGTCGGGCGCCCGCTCGGAGCCGCCGAGGAGCCCGGCCCAGTTGGCCACGTGCATGTCGCCGGTCAGGCCGTAAACGA harbors:
- a CDS encoding alkaline phosphatase family protein produces the protein MPKVLLVMIDGVSADSFRRHLGRMPNLARLARGGVTVERLASLVPGISLPGRASILTGRSAAEIGVYGNKVWDGVGFSYATPDDVRVPTLARRALDAGLDVASVGFGMVRPEDATVFRRPWWVDDFVQRGRDAEPTPSQGAWLRVANHVDATGRLAEAAAAVGYPADFPARFPDRLVYGLTGDMHVANWAGLLGGSERAPDLLLTELLMTDSVQHRFGFESEAALWSLGYADNLVGVILRRLGARAEEYTFVVLSDHGHLTVDRVIRPEVVLPGHVTDCEGGHLHVVVEDDADAAAVAERLAPFGAVPYDNSYLPPDHRRRVRAFLAPDGVGFEPGPADAPVTAPNNVSSHGLRPGHPGDDRFLLVSGPGVAPRRIPRAEAGQVAPTVARLLGLAGEDYPQRALPL